ATGAACAGCGTTCGCGTTTGTCACCTGGCGGTCATGAAAAGGCGCTAGGGTCATTGCGTGACGCGCTGCCGGCATGTTCGGTATCGGCAGTGTGCAGGGAATCGCGGGTAATGTAGCGATGAAACGGCGAGATTAAAAACAGTGTTTTTTCTTGTTGCGTTCCGCCAGAGCCCAGTATAAGGTTCCTCTGCGAGCATTGGATAATAACAAGGCTTCGCTAAGGCAAGAGCGCTTCACACCAGAATCTCAGGGGCGTGCCTGGCAAGCCGGTTGCAAACAACGATCGAACAGTAAGCTAGTTAAGGAACTATCGTGATGAAAAAGACGCTCTTAGTGACTGCTATTGCCGGTGCCCTGGGTGCCTCCGCTGCCCAGGCCGCCACTGTTTACAATCAGGACGGTACGCAGGTCGACCTGTACGGCAATATTCAGTTGATGTACATCTCTGAAGATATGGGCAGCGAATCTGACGATCAGATTGCTGACAACGGTTCCACCCTGGGTGTCGCCGCCGAGCATCAGGTCAACCCGGGCCTGATCGCCTACCTGAAGCTCGAACTCGACGGCTTCTCCGCCGACGAAATGAAGACTGCTCAGTACAGCAGCGGCGATACCGCCTACGCCGGCATGAAAGGCAACTTCGGTGACGTCAAGCTGGGTTCCTACGACGTGCTGGTCGACGATTGGGTCAAGGATCCGGTCGACGGTTCCTGGTACGCCGGTGTCTACAACTCCAGCCGCTATATCGGTAAAGTCAACGGCAGCGCCAATGTCAACGCTGAATACGTCAATACCGACCGTGAAGGCGACCAGCTGACCTACAAGTCACCGTCCTTCGGTGGCCTGCAGTTCGCCGTGGGTACCCAGTTCAAGGGTGACGCCGAGACCGACAACGACGCAGACCAGAACACCAATGGTAGCTCTGCTTCCTTTGTGGGTGGCGTGAAGTATACCGTTGGCGCTCTGCAACTGGCTGGTGTCTACGACAACCTGGACACCTACGACTATGACGCCAACGGTCAGAGTTATGATGCTGGCGATGCCTACGGCCTCTCCGCTCAGTACGCCATGAACGCGCTGACGCTGGCTGCCAAGTGGGAGCGTTACGACGGCAGCGACGACACTCGCACCGACAAGTCCGACATGTACGCCGTCAAGGCCAACTATGCCTACGGCATGGGTAACCTCTACGGTACCTACCAGTATGTCGACGAGCAGAACAACGGTACTGTTGCCGACGAGACTTACAACCAGGTGATGCTGGGCGCCGACTACAGCCTGACGCCGGCGGTCACCTACTTCGTCGAAACCACCATGTACGATCAGGCCCAGGACCAGGGCGATTTCGTCGCTACCGGTCTGGCCTTCACTTTCTAAGACCCTTTCGGTCGCTAGAAAGTGTGAAACCGAAGCCGGCCCCTCGTGGGCCGGCTTTCTTTTTAGCCGGGTTGATGCGAGAGGGCGCGCAGTGCAAACTCGTTGGCGCCATTCAGTTCAATTCGGCACCTCCCTGATTTTGTATGGATAGGACACTCGCTATGAATCATCGGTTTCTGGCTCCCGTTCTGCTCGGTTTCGGGTTGTATGCCGCCTTGCCGGTCGCCCAGGCCGATATGCCGCCCAATTATCAGGGGTCGACCATCGATGTGACGAAAATCTTCTCGAGTCGCAGCGATGCGAAGAGTCAGAGCTTCAACTTCGGGGGCTGGAACGAGCACACGTTCACCGTCGAGAAAGCCGGGCGCTACCTGATCGAAAGCTCGTCCCGGGCAGGCATGTCGACGCGCTATCGCATCGAGGCGCAATTGCTGGATGAGCGGGGCAATCTCGTCGCCGAGAGCGAAGCGCTGGGCTCCGACGACGGCGGCCTTGAAATGTCACAGCAGCTCGAACCCGGCGATTACGTGCTCAAGGTCAAAGCCCGGGAGTTCGGCGATACCAAGCTGAAGGGCAACCGCTATACCATCAGCGTGGCCGGGTTGAACGCTCAGGGCAAGCGCCTCAGCGGGGACGAGAGCGGGGTCGAGGGACCCAGCGGCATCGGCTTCGATCGCCAGGCCGAAGGGCCGACGACAGCCTTCGTGCGCTCGCCGGATGCCTCGGCGGCGCTCGCCGCGCCGGTTTCGCAGGCTTTCTCGGCGAGTGGCGCCGACGCGACGGCCGATACGAGCCAAGGCGATGCGGCGGCCTCGCAGGCCGCCGCGGCTTCATCCTCGAGCGCCGGGGCGGCGGATGGCGCCGGACAGGCAGCCGCCGAAGCCGACGGCACGCCGCCCGAGGGCTTCAAGGAGATCGTCACCGACGTCAATATGCGCAAGCGCGGCAAGGCGCTGAGTTTCGACGTCCGGCAGGCGGGGACGGTGTCGGTTTCCACCTCGACCATGAGCGGCTACGAGGGCACGTACCGCATCGAGGCGCGGATTCTGGATAACGACGGCAATGTCGTCGCCAGCGAGCAGGGCTCGCGCTTTGCGGGGGATATCGATATCCAGACGGTACTGCAGTCCGGCACCTATAGCGTGTGGGTTTCCGGTCAGAATTACGGCAATCCCAACGAGGTGGCCAACAACTATGCCCTGAGCGTGAAGCAGCTCGACGTGCGTTGAGCCTAGCTGTGTACACTTGGCAACGCGAAGACGCCCTGCTCGAGCAGGGCGTCTTCGTTGCAGCTTGGGTTGGAGTCTGTTTGGGCGCTTCACCGTGGCTGCGACAAAGGCCCATCAGGTGCAGAACATGGCGTGAGAAGCGTGCTTGGGTTATTCAACCAGCGCGCCGGCAATGCGCAAGATGGCGAGGCAGTCGTCAAGCAATCTGCAAGCCCGGTGCAACCTGAGCGGACCGCGGTCGACTGCGGCCTACAGCGACAGGAAGAACAGCGTCAGCGGCGGCGACAGCAGCGACAGGATGAACCCGCTGACCACGGCGATCGGCACGCAGGCGACCCCGCCGTGCTGCTGGATCACCGGCAGCGTGAAATCCATCGACGTCGCCCCGCCGAAGCCGATGGCCAGCGGTGCCCAGCGCCGGATCACCAACGGAATCAGCAGAAAGGCGATCAACTCGCGGGCCAGGTCGTTGAAGAACGCCACCCCGCCGAGCACCGGCCCCAGCCGATCGCCGACCAGAATCCCCGACAGTGAATACCAGCCGAAGCCCGAGGCCAGCGCCAGCCCCTCGTTCCAGCGCAGCGACAGTAGCGGCGCGGCGAGCAGCCCGGCGACCAGCGAGCTGACGGCGACGGTGACGGCGATCGCCAGGCCGTGGCGGTTGAGCAGGATCTGCCTGAGCGGCATGCCGGAATTGCGCAGCTGACAGCCGATCAGCGCGAGCAGCGCGTAGAGCACCCACTCGGCGAGTCGCTCGGCGAGCGCCGGGGCCGCCACCCAGCCCAGCCGGCCGAAGACGATGCCGACGACGATACCCAGCACCACCACCCCGGCCAGCATCAACGACCCGCGCATCGCGGCGAGCTTGCTGGTCGGCGCGCCCTCGACCACCGGCGAAGTGCCGGCGCGCAGCCGGCTGCGCCGCGATAGTGCGTACAGCGCGAGCAGGTTGATCGGCGCGATCACCGCCAGCAGCGTCGCCGCCTGACCGCCCATGCGACCAAGCTGGCCGGCCAGGTCGTCGAGCCCGGTCAGGCTGACGCCCATCAGCGCCAGGATCACATAGATCGAGCCGTTGACGCCGTGGTTGATCGCCGCCTGCAGCCCGGCATGGCGCACCGGCACCAGATAACCGAGGATCAGCGGTAGCAGGATGATCACTAGCCCTGAAACCATGCCTAGTCTTCCTTGTCGGTGGGCGCGCGGCTCGGATGGCCGCGCAATCGAGCCGGTCAGCTTACCAGAGCGGTGGGTCGGGCGGGGGTGGGGCGATAGTGACATTCGCTGATGCCCCATCAGCGCGGCTGATCGTCCGCGATGGAAACGTTAACCAGGCTCAAACGACTACGGCGCTCGCCATCGCGGCGGTAGCTCATGCCCAGCAGCAGCCCCGGCACGTCGCGATGGAAGGTCAGCGTCAGGCGCCGTTCGGGCTTGTCCGGCGACCAGGCCTCGACGGTCACGGCGGGAAAGCGACCCGCCGGCGTGGCGCGACTGTCGAGGCCCAGCACCCGATAGTCGAGGGCCTTCCGCGCGCCTTTGTGGTCCAGGTAGCCAATCGTGCAGGGCGTGGCGGCCTTGCCGCGACACGCGGCAGTGGGCGCCCGGCGCGCCAGGCTGAACAGCGCCGTCTGACGGTCGGGCAGCGTGGCGAGCTGGTCGGCGTCGAGGCGAAAACGCTCGCCGAAGCCCATCAGGCTATAGCGGCTGGTATACAGCAGCGCCTCGACGTTGCCGTCGACCATCCGAAAACGACTCGTCTCGCGAGCGCGGGCGATTGAGATCTCGGCCTGCATGCGGCTCTGCCAGTGATCGCTCTGCCGGCTCAGGCGATGAGCGATGGTCATGTCCGGCCAGCCATCGAGTGTCAGCCGGTAGCGGGCCTCGAAGGCGACCGGCGGCTGCGCCGCCCCGGCCGTGGCGGCCAACGGCGCCAGGATCAGCCAGGCCGCGCTCAGCAGAGCCTGCCACAGGGCGAGCGGTGGGCATCGACGATGGCGCATCGAGTCGGGCATGGCGGTGGCGACGCTCAGGGCCGGATGCGATAGCCGGTGCGAAAGATCCACGCCACGATGGCCAGGCAGACGCCCAGAAACAGCAGGATCATGCCCAGGCTGGCGGCGAGGCTGACGTCGTTGATGCCGAAGAAGCTCCAGCGAAAGCCGCTGACCAGGTAGACCACCGGGTTGGCCAGCGTCAGCGTCTGCCAGATGGCGGGCAGCATGTCGATGGAATAGAAGGTGCCGCCGAGGAAGGTCAGCGGCGTGATCACCAGCAGCGGCACCAGTTGCAGCTTCTCGAAGTTGTCCGCCCAGATGCCGATGATGAAACCCAGCAGGCTGAAGGTCATCGCGGTGAGTAGCAGAAACAGCAGCATCCATAGCGGATGGGCGATCTGCAGCGGTACGAACAGGCTGGCCGTGGCCAGGATCAGCAGCCCCAGGATGACCGACTTGGTGGCGGCGGCGCCAACGTAGCCGAGCACGATCTCGAAGTGCGAGATGGGCGCCGAGAGCAGCTCGTAGATGGTCCCCGAGAACTTGGGAAAGAAGATCGCGAACGAGGCGTTGGATACGCTCTGGGTGAGCAGCATCAGCATGATCAGCCCGGGCACGATGAACGCGCCGTAGCTGACACCCTGGATCTCGCTGATGCGCGAGCCGATCGCCCCGCCGAAGACCACGAAGTACAGCGAGGTCGAGAGTACCGGCGAGACGATGCTCTGCAGCAGCGTGCGCCGGGCGCGGGCCATCTCGAAGCGGTAGATGGCGCGGACCGCGGTGAGGTTCATTGGCGCTCCTTGACCAGGTTGACGAAGATATCTTCCAGCGAACTCTGCCGGGTATGCAGGTCCTTGATCTCGATGCCCGCCGCGCTGACCGCGTCGAGCAGGCCGGTGATGCCGGTCTGCTGCTGCTGGGAGTCGTAGCTGTAGACCAGCTCGAAGCCGTCGTCGGCGAGTTCCAGCGGATAGCCGGCGAGTGCGGGCGGAAGCGCCGCGAGCGGCTGCTGGAGCTGCAGAGTCATCTGCTTGCGCCCCAATTGGCGCATCAGCTCGCGCTTGTCGCGCACCAGGATGATCTCGCCTTTGTTGATCACGCCGATGCGATCGGCCATCTCCTCGGCTTCCTCGATGTAGTGGGTGGTGAGGATGATCGTCACGCCGGCCTCGCGCAGGCCTCGCACCACGTTCCACATGTCGCGGCGCAGTTCCACGTCGACCCCCGCGGTGGGCTCGTCGAGGAACAGGATCTGCGGCTCGTGGGACAGCGCCTTGGCGATCAGCACCCGGCGCTTCATGCCGCCCGACAGGGTGATCAGCTTGTTGTCGCGCTTGTCCCACAGCGCCAGGTCCTTGAGCACGCGCTCGACATGCGCCGGATCGGCGGGCTTGCCGAACAGCCCGCGGCTGAAGCTGACGGTGTTCCATACGCTTTCGAAGGCGTCCGAGGTCAGCTCCTGCGGCACCAGGCCGATGCGCTCGCGGGCCGCGCGGTAGTCGCGGACGATGTCGTGGCCGTCGGCCAGCACGGTGCCGCCGCTGGGGTTGACCAGCCCGCAGATGATGCTGATCAGGGTGGTCTTGCCGGCGCCGTTGGGGCCGAGCAGGGCGAAGATCTCGCCGCGGCGGATCTCCAGGTCGATCGGCTTGAGCGCCTGGTAGCCGGAGGCGTAGGTCTTGGTCAGGTTGCGAACGCTGACGATCGCCGGCGCGACGTCGCTCGGGGCGGTCGTCGCGCGGGAATGCTGCGTCGCGGTCAGGCTGTCGTTCATGGGATGTTCCGGGCGGCCTTGCTGGGTGTTTGCGGGGCAGACACCTTATCATATCGGCGACCCGCTTCGGGCCGGGCGGCGCCTCAATAGCCCGCACCGGGGTCGATGGTCTCGACCTCCCCGCCGTTGTCGAGCGCGGTGATCAGCGCGGCGACCTGGTCGGCGGCGTCGCGCACCGGGGTCGGCGCGGCCATGTGCGGGGTGATGCGCACCCGCGGATGGCTCCATAGCGGGTTGTCGCGAGGCAGCGGTTCCTCGCTGAAGGCGTCGAGCAGCGCGCCGCGCAGCCGGCCTTCCTTGTCGCCGGGGCCGAGCGCGGCGAGCAGCGCGCCCTCGTCGATCAGCGTGCCGCGGCCGGGGTTGATCAGGCTGGCGCCATCGGCCATCAGCGCCAGCGTGCGGGCGTTGACGATGCCGCGGGTGCTGGCGGTATCCGGCAGCAGCGTGATCAACGTGCGCACCGTGCCGAGCAACTCGTCCAGGCCCGCGTCGCCATGATGGCAGGTGACGCCGTCGAGCGCTTTCGGCGAGCGGCTCCAGCCGTGCACCGGGAAGCCGTCCTCGGCCAGCGCCTGGGCGACATGCGCGCCGATGGCGCCCAGGCCGAGCACCCCGAGCGGCCAGTCGGCCTTGTCGACGAGCGGCGATTCGTGCCACACGGCATGCGTCTGTTGGGCGAAGTAACGATCGAAGTCGCGCTGAAAATACACCACGCCGAAGCGCACGTAATCGCTCATCAGCGGTGCCATGCCGGCATCGCGCAGCTTGACGATCGGCACGTCGCGGGGCAGGCCCGGATTGTTGAGCAGCGCATCGACGCCGGCGCCGAGATTGACGATGCCCTTGAGCCGGGTCTGGCTCTCGAGCAGTTCGGCGGGCGGCTTCCAGACCGCCAGGTAATCCGCCTGTTGGGGTTGGCCGTCGGCCTGCTCGCTGGTGATCACCTCGGCGTGGGGCAGGCGTTGGGCCAGCGCGTCGCGCCAGGTGGCGGCGTCGTCGATATGTACTAGTATGCGCATCGGCTCTCCTCTCCAAGCAGTCTGTGAGCGATTGTCGCGGCGAATCAGTAGACCATTGCCAGCATGGGTGGCGGCGCCTCGTTGAGCAAGCGGGCGACCAGTTCGAGGCCACGATCGAGGCGCTCGATATCGGGTTCGGCGCCGAGGCTCAGGCGCACGCGGCGCGGCGGCGGGGTTTGCTCGACCATGAACGGCTGCGAGGCGGTCAGCGCCAGGCCCTCCTGTTCGGCCTGTTGGCGCAGCTCCTCGGCACGCCATGCGGCGGGCAGCGTCACCCAGACGTGCAGGCTCGAGGGCCGTGCGGCGATCTCGTGGCCCTGCAGGCGGCGCGCGGCCAGGCGCTGGCGTTCGGCGAGCAGGCTGCGCTGCTGGGCGGCCAGCGCCTCGACGCTGCCGTCGGCCAACCAGCGGTCGGCGATCTCGAAGATCAGCGGCGTGGCCATCCAACTGGTCGCGCGCAGGCGCGGCAGGGCATGATGGAGCTGGCCGCGCGGCACCGTCAGATAGCCGGCGCGCAACCCCGGCACGGTGACCTTGGTCAGGCTGGTGACATGAAAGCTCTGCCCGGGCAGGCGGGCGGTGAGCGGGGCGAGGCCCGGTGCTTCGAGCAGCGCATGCACGTCGTCCTCGATCAGCCAGATGCCGTGGCGCTCGAGTATCGTGGCAACGGCGTCGCGGCGCGCCTCGCTCATGGTCGCGCCGGTGGGGTTGAGCTGGCTCGGGGTGAGGCACACGGCGCTTGGCTTGAAGCGGCGGCAGGCGGTATCCAGCGCCCCGGGGACGACGCCTTCGGCATCGACCGCCACGCCGCGCAGCTGAAAGCCCAGGGTCCGCGACAGCGCGATCAGGCCGTGATCGCTGAGCGCTTCGGTGAGCACCACGTCGCCGTGCTGGACCACCGTGGTGATCGCCACCATCAGGCCATGGGCGGCGCCGTTGCAGAGAATGCGCTCCTCGGTGTCGCCGGGTACCCCGAGCCGCTCGCGCAGCCACTGGCCGGCCCGCTCGCGCTGATACACCAGTCCGGCGATCGGTCGGCAGGCCGAAATCACTTCGGGCGAAGCCGATTCGGCGAGTTCGGCGAGCGTCTCGCGAAAGCGCAGATGGTGGGTCGGCGGGCATACCGGGTGGGCGATCGACAGGTCGATCAGCGCCGCTTCGGGGCGCGTTTCGCCGGTGCGCAGGTATTCCGTCTCGCGCTTGTCGTCGAGTGTGTTGATCCAGGTGCCGCTACCCACCCGGGCCTGGACCAGGCCCATCCTGTCGGCCTGGGCATAGGCCCGCGAGACCGTCTGCACGCTGACCCCCAGTGCCTCGGCGAGCTGGCGATGCGGCGGCAGGCGCGTGCCCGGGGTCAACTCGCCGTGGCGGATCGCCTCGGACAGCGCCCGGGCGATGGCCAGGTACTTGGGGCCGTGCGACGACAGGTACGGCGTCAGGTCAATTGTCATGATTCAATAAAGCCTTTGACGGCTGGCTCAGCCTTGGTGCTAGTATCGCCGTAGGACATTGGCAGGTAATTGTCATGTTTTCAACAAACTCAAGTCATGACAATTTCGGTGTCGGCTTGTTACCAAGCGTCCAGGCAAGCGGCTCGGCCTCCCGCATGGCGGCGAGGGCCGAATTTGGCGATTCGTGTTGGGACGAGGTCCATGATCCAGGTGACCCTGCCGTTCACGCGTGAGGAATATGCTCAGCGTCTGTGGAAAGTACGTAGCTCGATGGCCAGCCGGGGCATCGATGTCTTGATCATCAGCGATCCCTCCAACATGGCCTGGCTGACCGGCTATGACGGCTGGTCGTTCTATGTGCACCAATGCGTGCTGCTCGGCCTGGAGGGCGAGCCGGTGTGGTACGGCCGACGCCAGGACAGCAACGGCGCGCTGCGCACCTGCTGGCTGGATCCCGACAATATCACCTACTACCCGGATTACTACGTCCAGAATCCCGACATGCACCCCATGGAATACCTGGCCCAGTCGATCATGCCCGAGCGTGGCTGGGACCGCGGCGTGGTGGGCATGGAGATGGACAACTACTACTTCTCGGCGAAGGCCTATCAGAGCCTGCTCAAGGAATTGCCGCATGCGCGCTTTGCCGATGCCAACGCGCTGGTCAACTGGTGTCGGGCGATCAAGTCGCCGCAGGAAATCGAATACATGCGGGTCGCCGCGCGGATCGTCGAGTGCATGCATTCGCGGATTCTCGAGGTGATCGAGCCCGGCCTGGCCAAGAGCAAGCTGGTCTCGGAGATCTATCGCGTGGGCACCGAGGGCTGGACCGACGGTCAGGGCACGGTGTTCGGCGGCGACTACCCGGCGATCGTGCCGCTGTTGCCGACCGGCTCCGACGCCGCCGCGCCGCACCTGACCTGGGACGACACGCCGTTTCGCAAGGGCGAGGGCACCTTCTTCGAGATCGCCGGCTGCTACAAGCGCTACCATGCGCCACTGTCGCGCACGGTGTTCCTGGGCACGCCGCCCAAGGAGTTCGTGCGCGGCGAATCGGCACTGCTCGAGGGCATCGAGAACGGCCTGGCGGTCGCCAAGCCCGGCAACCGCTGTGCCGACATCGCCATGGCGCTGGGCGCGGCGATGGACAAGTACGGCTTCGACCGCGGCGGCGCGCGCTGCGGTTACCCCATCGGCATCAGCTATCCGCCGGACTGGGGCGAGCGCACCATGAGCCTGCGTCCCTCCGACGAGACGATCCTCGAACCGGGCATGACCTTTCACTTCATGCCCGGCATGTGGATGGACGACTGGGGTCTCGAGATCACCGAGAGTATTCTGATCACCGAAAACGGCGCCGAGCCACTGGCCGATTTCCCGCGCCAGCTTTTCGTCAAATAAGGCGCGCCAGCCGTTCGAAAAAATGGAGAGAGCCCCATGAGCCAACGTCCCAGCCAAATGCGGCCCAGCCCCATCTCCGCGACCGTCGACTTCGATGCCGACGGCGTCCAGCACGGCTTTCTCAAGCTGCCGGTCTCCACCGACGAATCGGCCTGGGGCGCAGTGATGATTCCGATCACCGTGGTCGGCAATGGGGAGGGTCCCACGGCGCTGCTGACCGGTGGCAATCACGGCGACGAGTACGAGGGCATCACTGCGCTGCTCAAGCTCGCCAATTCGCTAAAGGCCGGCGACGTTCATGGCCGGGTGATCATCGTGCCGATGATGAACGTGCCCGCCGCCCAGGTCGGCCGGCGCACCTCGCCGATGGACGGCGGCAATCTCAATCGCAGCTTTCCCGGCGACCCCGACGGCAGCGTCACCGAGCAGATCGCCGATTATTTCACCCGCTACCTGGTGCCGCTGGTCGACGTGGTGCTCGACCTGCATTCCGGCGGGCGCACCCTCGACATCATCCCGTTCGGCGCCTCGCATCAGCTTGACGACAAGCAGCTCCAGCGCCAGGCCGTGGAGGGCGCCAAGGCGTTCGGCGCGCCCACCGCGATGCTGATGTTCGAGCTCGACGCCGCCAAGCTGTTCGACACCGCGGTGGAGAGCCAGGGCAAGGTGTTCGTCGCCACCGAACTCGGCGGCGGCGGCTCCACCAACCCCGAGCGCATGGCGATCGCCGAGCGCGGCATACGCAACTTCCTGATTCATTACGATCTGATCGACGGCGAGCTGGAATTGCCCGAGACGCCGCAGGTCTACGTCGACATGCCGGATGCCTCCTGCTACGTGCAGAGCGAGCATACCGGCCTGCTCGAGTTGACCCTGGCGCTCGGCGGAACGGTTCGCGAGGGCGAGGTGATCGCACGCATCTACGACATGACCCGCACCGGCGCCGCGCCGGTCGAATACCGCGCCAAGCGCAGCGGCGTGCTGGTGGCGCGGCGCTTCCCGTCGCTGGTCAACATGGGCGACACCATCGCGGTGATCGCCGAGGTGGTCGATTCCCTCGACGCCTGATTCAGCTCAACGTCCGTCGGCGCCGCCGGCGGCCTCGACAACGGACCCGCATGAAGCTCGACCGCTACGATCTCAAGATCCTGGAAATCCTCGCCACGGACGGGCGCATTACCAAATCGCGGCTGGCCGAGGCGATCAACCTGTCGGTCAGCCCGTGCTGGGAACGGGTGCGCCGGCTGGAAGCGGCCGGAGTCATCGAAGGCTACTCGGCACGCATCAACCCGCGGACGGTCGTCAAGCGCAACCCGGTATGGATGCAGATCGAGCTCAAGGCGCACAACGCCGAGAGTTTCCAGCGCTTCGAGAACGCCATGCGCGGCGAGCCCCTGGTCACCGAATGCGTGGCGGTGGGCGGCGGCGTCGACTACCTGGTCAAGGTCGAGGCGACTTCCATCGACGCCTACCAACGGCTGATCGATGACTGGCTGTCCTCGGAGCTGGGCATCGAGCGCTATTTCACCTACATCGTCACCAAGACCGTCAAGCATCAGGCGCCGCCGATAGCTCTCGACGCAGAGGACTCATGAGGCCATCCTGAGAGGGCGTTTACAAAATACCATGCTCTCTCGTTGACCGGGGCGTTCTGCATGCCTGCATCTCAACCGACTCACGCCAGCCCGCCCGCCGATGGCTACGACGATCAGCGAGCCCGGCCATTGCGCGATTTCGGCGATCCCGCCGAACAGCCGGTCACTCTGACGCTCAACGACACGGCCATGGTCACCTTGCTGGCGAGCCCCGAATCGCTCGAGCCGCTGGCGCTGGGCCATGCCTTCACCGCCGGCTGGATCGAGCGCGCCGCCCAGGTCGAGGCGATCGAGCTGTCGCACTTGCGCCACGGCCTGAGCGTGCGCCTGTCGGTGGCGCCGCGCATCGCCGAGCGCGCCGCACGCTTGCAGCGCGGCGGGCCCTCGGTATCCAGCTGCGGCGCCTGCGGGGTAGCCGAGGAGGCGCAGCTGATGTTCGGCCTGACCCGCTTGCCGGCGCATCCGCCGCTGGCGGCGGATGCGCTGCAACGGGGTTTCGAGGCGCTCAGCCAGGGCGGGCGCGCCGGGTTGCACACCGCGCTGGGTCTGGACGAAAACGGCGAGGTGATTTTCAGCGGCGTGGATATCGGCCGTCACAACGCGCT
The genomic region above belongs to Halomonas zincidurans B6 and contains:
- the doeB gene encoding N(2)-acetyl-L-2,4-diaminobutanoate deacetylase DoeB encodes the protein MSQRPSQMRPSPISATVDFDADGVQHGFLKLPVSTDESAWGAVMIPITVVGNGEGPTALLTGGNHGDEYEGITALLKLANSLKAGDVHGRVIIVPMMNVPAAQVGRRTSPMDGGNLNRSFPGDPDGSVTEQIADYFTRYLVPLVDVVLDLHSGGRTLDIIPFGASHQLDDKQLQRQAVEGAKAFGAPTAMLMFELDAAKLFDTAVESQGKVFVATELGGGGSTNPERMAIAERGIRNFLIHYDLIDGELELPETPQVYVDMPDASCYVQSEHTGLLELTLALGGTVREGEVIARIYDMTRTGAAPVEYRAKRSGVLVARRFPSLVNMGDTIAVIAEVVDSLDA
- the doeA gene encoding ectoine hydrolase DoeA (DoeA (degradation of ectoine A) is also called EutD (ectoine utilization D).) produces the protein MIQVTLPFTREEYAQRLWKVRSSMASRGIDVLIISDPSNMAWLTGYDGWSFYVHQCVLLGLEGEPVWYGRRQDSNGALRTCWLDPDNITYYPDYYVQNPDMHPMEYLAQSIMPERGWDRGVVGMEMDNYYFSAKAYQSLLKELPHARFADANALVNWCRAIKSPQEIEYMRVAARIVECMHSRILEVIEPGLAKSKLVSEIYRVGTEGWTDGQGTVFGGDYPAIVPLLPTGSDAAAPHLTWDDTPFRKGEGTFFEIAGCYKRYHAPLSRTVFLGTPPKEFVRGESALLEGIENGLAVAKPGNRCADIAMALGAAMDKYGFDRGGARCGYPIGISYPPDWGERTMSLRPSDETILEPGMTFHFMPGMWMDDWGLEITESILITENGAEPLADFPRQLFVK
- a CDS encoding PLP-dependent aminotransferase family protein, whose translation is MTIDLTPYLSSHGPKYLAIARALSEAIRHGELTPGTRLPPHRQLAEALGVSVQTVSRAYAQADRMGLVQARVGSGTWINTLDDKRETEYLRTGETRPEAALIDLSIAHPVCPPTHHLRFRETLAELAESASPEVISACRPIAGLVYQRERAGQWLRERLGVPGDTEERILCNGAAHGLMVAITTVVQHGDVVLTEALSDHGLIALSRTLGFQLRGVAVDAEGVVPGALDTACRRFKPSAVCLTPSQLNPTGATMSEARRDAVATILERHGIWLIEDDVHALLEAPGLAPLTARLPGQSFHVTSLTKVTVPGLRAGYLTVPRGQLHHALPRLRATSWMATPLIFEIADRWLADGSVEALAAQQRSLLAERQRLAARRLQGHEIAARPSSLHVWVTLPAAWRAEELRQQAEQEGLALTASQPFMVEQTPPPRRVRLSLGAEPDIERLDRGLELVARLLNEAPPPMLAMVY
- a CDS encoding 2-hydroxyacid dehydrogenase, translated to MRILVHIDDAATWRDALAQRLPHAEVITSEQADGQPQQADYLAVWKPPAELLESQTRLKGIVNLGAGVDALLNNPGLPRDVPIVKLRDAGMAPLMSDYVRFGVVYFQRDFDRYFAQQTHAVWHESPLVDKADWPLGVLGLGAIGAHVAQALAEDGFPVHGWSRSPKALDGVTCHHGDAGLDELLGTVRTLITLLPDTASTRGIVNARTLALMADGASLINPGRGTLIDEGALLAALGPGDKEGRLRGALLDAFSEEPLPRDNPLWSHPRVRITPHMAAPTPVRDAADQVAALITALDNGGEVETIDPGAGY
- a CDS encoding ABC transporter ATP-binding protein, which codes for MNDSLTATQHSRATTAPSDVAPAIVSVRNLTKTYASGYQALKPIDLEIRRGEIFALLGPNGAGKTTLISIICGLVNPSGGTVLADGHDIVRDYRAARERIGLVPQELTSDAFESVWNTVSFSRGLFGKPADPAHVERVLKDLALWDKRDNKLITLSGGMKRRVLIAKALSHEPQILFLDEPTAGVDVELRRDMWNVVRGLREAGVTIILTTHYIEEAEEMADRIGVINKGEIILVRDKRELMRQLGRKQMTLQLQQPLAALPPALAGYPLELADDGFELVYSYDSQQQQTGITGLLDAVSAAGIEIKDLHTRQSSLEDIFVNLVKERQ
- a CDS encoding porin; amino-acid sequence: MKKTLLVTAIAGALGASAAQAATVYNQDGTQVDLYGNIQLMYISEDMGSESDDQIADNGSTLGVAAEHQVNPGLIAYLKLELDGFSADEMKTAQYSSGDTAYAGMKGNFGDVKLGSYDVLVDDWVKDPVDGSWYAGVYNSSRYIGKVNGSANVNAEYVNTDREGDQLTYKSPSFGGLQFAVGTQFKGDAETDNDADQNTNGSSASFVGGVKYTVGALQLAGVYDNLDTYDYDANGQSYDAGDAYGLSAQYAMNALTLAAKWERYDGSDDTRTDKSDMYAVKANYAYGMGNLYGTYQYVDEQNNGTVADETYNQVMLGADYSLTPAVTYFVETTMYDQAQDQGDFVATGLAFTF
- a CDS encoding lysine exporter LysO family protein; the encoded protein is MVSGLVIILLPLILGYLVPVRHAGLQAAINHGVNGSIYVILALMGVSLTGLDDLAGQLGRMGGQAATLLAVIAPINLLALYALSRRSRLRAGTSPVVEGAPTSKLAAMRGSLMLAGVVVLGIVVGIVFGRLGWVAAPALAERLAEWVLYALLALIGCQLRNSGMPLRQILLNRHGLAIAVTVAVSSLVAGLLAAPLLSLRWNEGLALASGFGWYSLSGILVGDRLGPVLGGVAFFNDLARELIAFLLIPLVIRRWAPLAIGFGGATSMDFTLPVIQQHGGVACVPIAVVSGFILSLLSPPLTLFFLSL
- a CDS encoding ABC transporter permease, producing MNLTAVRAIYRFEMARARRTLLQSIVSPVLSTSLYFVVFGGAIGSRISEIQGVSYGAFIVPGLIMLMLLTQSVSNASFAIFFPKFSGTIYELLSAPISHFEIVLGYVGAAATKSVILGLLILATASLFVPLQIAHPLWMLLFLLLTAMTFSLLGFIIGIWADNFEKLQLVPLLVITPLTFLGGTFYSIDMLPAIWQTLTLANPVVYLVSGFRWSFFGINDVSLAASLGMILLFLGVCLAIVAWIFRTGYRIRP
- a CDS encoding Lrp/AsnC family transcriptional regulator; this translates as MKLDRYDLKILEILATDGRITKSRLAEAINLSVSPCWERVRRLEAAGVIEGYSARINPRTVVKRNPVWMQIELKAHNAESFQRFENAMRGEPLVTECVAVGGGVDYLVKVEATSIDAYQRLIDDWLSSELGIERYFTYIVTKTVKHQAPPIALDAEDS